In Tuberibacillus sp. Marseille-P3662, the following proteins share a genomic window:
- the pheA gene encoding prephenate dehydratase, whose amino-acid sequence MGNATVGFLGPENTFTEMAARELFEHSRRQPFSTISDCMDAVAHGDIDYGVVPLENTIEGSVNLTLDYLIHQTPLSIVTEITIPIQQHFVTYDHSRKLENIQAVYSHPQAIAQCHHFLKEYVPNAKIHYMDSTASAAEFVQQHPEENFAAICNELAAQTLDLYIAEKNVHDYKNNHTRFVTLSHSGAIDATEQHDVDYKTTFLVTLPSDYPGALHQVLSAFSWRRLNLSKIESRPMKTGLGRYCFIIDVMQGMDETMIPGVKAEIEALGCSVEILGSYPCFTINTPKVK is encoded by the coding sequence ATGGGAAATGCAACAGTCGGTTTTTTAGGACCTGAAAATACATTTACAGAAATGGCGGCAAGAGAACTTTTTGAACACAGCAGACGCCAACCTTTTTCAACAATTTCCGATTGCATGGATGCTGTGGCGCATGGTGACATTGATTATGGTGTGGTACCGCTTGAGAACACCATTGAGGGTTCAGTGAACCTGACTTTGGACTATCTCATCCATCAAACACCTTTATCTATTGTGACTGAGATTACGATTCCCATCCAACAACACTTTGTCACATATGATCATTCGAGGAAACTAGAAAACATCCAGGCGGTCTATTCACACCCTCAGGCGATCGCCCAATGTCATCACTTTTTAAAGGAATATGTGCCCAATGCTAAGATTCATTATATGGATTCAACAGCATCGGCCGCTGAATTTGTTCAGCAACATCCTGAGGAAAACTTCGCGGCTATTTGTAACGAATTAGCAGCCCAAACATTAGACCTCTATATTGCTGAAAAAAATGTCCATGATTACAAGAACAATCATACGCGATTTGTCACTTTAAGCCATTCGGGCGCCATTGACGCTACAGAACAACATGATGTTGATTATAAGACAACTTTCTTAGTCACCTTGCCGTCTGATTATCCTGGTGCCCTGCATCAAGTATTATCGGCCTTTTCGTGGCGGAGATTAAATCTATCTAAAATTGAATCACGCCCCATGAAAACCGGTCTCGGTCGTTATTGCTTCATTATCGATGTGATGCAAGGGATGGATGAAACGATGATTCCAGGTGTTAAAGCAGAAATTGAAGCCCTTGGCTGTAGTGTGGAAATTTTGGGGAGCTACCCTTGTTTTACTATTAATACACCAAAAGTCAAGTAA
- a CDS encoding SLC13 family permease: protein MQFPKLSASCQWFWHEHNKTKQLLLMFSSRSTEKTINEVSNNRTKQSSDDNGGYTPKQLTGLILGPLLFVLILLFFHPDDLSPGGRGILAGTIWMAVWWITEAIPIPATSLLPIAIFPLVGGLKVETVTAPYGNDTVFLFMGGFMIALAMQKWYLHKRIALAIISAIGTSTDRIILGFMVATGFLSMWISNTATSMMMMPIGLAIIYQLSDSLKEQGEDTSQGNFKFGKALMLGIAYSASVGGIGTIIGTPPNAALVGAAENLYNVEIAFAQWMLFGVPIAVIMIALIWVYLVKFAFHMSTKEMPGGKRVIHEEQDKLGTIKYEEKIVLTIFALTALAWIARSLFLDDYIPNINDATIAMIGAIILFIIPASSSKGYILDWETAVKLPWGILLLFGGGFAIAKGFQSSGLAQWIGEQLTVLNGANLLLVIFVTVLLVIFLTEITSNTATANMMFPIMGALAMALGVHPYALMIAAAVAASCAFMLPVATPPNAVVFGSGYLKIPDMAKAGVVLNIISIVLVTIFIYYLLPTMWGIDLHHIPNKFQ, encoded by the coding sequence ATGCAATTCCCAAAATTATCAGCATCCTGTCAATGGTTTTGGCATGAACACAATAAGACCAAGCAGCTATTGTTAATGTTTTCTAGTCGATCAACTGAGAAAACAATCAATGAAGTGTCCAATAACCGTACCAAACAAAGTAGTGATGATAATGGAGGCTACACACCTAAGCAATTAACGGGATTAATCTTAGGTCCCTTACTTTTCGTTCTCATCCTATTATTCTTTCACCCTGATGATTTATCCCCTGGAGGACGAGGCATTTTAGCTGGGACGATTTGGATGGCTGTCTGGTGGATTACAGAAGCGATTCCAATTCCAGCAACCTCTTTGTTGCCCATTGCGATATTTCCATTAGTTGGGGGCCTAAAGGTTGAAACGGTAACAGCACCTTACGGAAATGATACTGTGTTTCTTTTCATGGGTGGTTTTATGATTGCTCTAGCCATGCAAAAATGGTATTTACATAAGCGAATTGCTCTGGCTATCATCTCCGCCATTGGAACAAGTACCGATCGGATCATTCTCGGTTTTATGGTTGCCACAGGATTTCTCTCCATGTGGATATCAAATACAGCGACATCCATGATGATGATGCCGATTGGCTTAGCTATTATTTATCAATTGTCTGATTCGCTTAAGGAACAAGGTGAGGACACATCACAGGGCAATTTCAAATTCGGTAAGGCCTTAATGCTGGGAATCGCCTATTCGGCATCCGTCGGTGGTATTGGAACCATTATCGGTACCCCTCCGAATGCTGCCCTTGTTGGGGCGGCCGAAAATCTTTACAACGTCGAAATTGCCTTTGCGCAATGGATGCTGTTCGGTGTGCCGATCGCTGTTATTATGATTGCTTTAATTTGGGTTTATCTTGTCAAATTTGCTTTCCATATGAGCACAAAAGAAATGCCTGGCGGGAAAAGGGTCATTCATGAGGAACAAGATAAGCTGGGCACAATAAAATACGAAGAAAAAATTGTATTAACAATTTTTGCACTTACAGCACTTGCTTGGATTGCCCGGTCACTCTTCCTTGACGATTATATCCCGAATATCAATGATGCTACCATTGCCATGATTGGAGCTATTATTCTCTTCATCATACCAGCTTCCAGTAGTAAAGGATATATTCTAGACTGGGAAACGGCGGTTAAATTACCATGGGGGATTTTACTCTTATTTGGCGGCGGTTTTGCGATCGCTAAAGGGTTTCAATCTTCCGGTTTAGCTCAGTGGATTGGCGAACAATTGACCGTCCTCAATGGAGCTAATCTCCTATTAGTGATCTTCGTCACTGTGTTACTTGTGATTTTCCTGACCGAAATCACTTCCAATACGGCAACAGCCAACATGATGTTCCCTATTATGGGAGCTTTAGCTATGGCTCTTGGCGTTCATCCCTACGCCCTGATGATCGCTGCAGCTGTCGCCGCATCGTGTGCTTTTATGTTACCCGTCGCCACACCACCGAATGCCGTTGTTTTCGGCTCAGGTTATTTAAAAATCCCGGACATGGCTAAAGCAGGGGTCGTCCTTAACATCATCAGCATCGTACTTGTCACAATTTTTATTTATTATCTACTCCCAACAATGTGGGGAATTGACCTTCACCACATTCCGAATAAGTTTCAATAA
- a CDS encoding DUF4064 domain-containing protein, translating to MKRTGEIALGVIGTILSVLLLILGLAFFWLKGQQDMINDFANQINQQSQMQSSISADQMTAGIANYGLFATIAAVIGMISGILAIIFIKGNKKPKLAGTLFIIGAVLSTLISMFLGIPIGILFLIAGIMCLVRKPKNQDI from the coding sequence ATGAAAAGAACGGGTGAAATAGCCTTAGGAGTGATTGGCACCATCTTAAGTGTACTACTGCTTATTTTGGGTCTTGCTTTCTTTTGGCTAAAAGGGCAACAAGACATGATCAATGATTTTGCCAATCAAATCAATCAGCAATCGCAAATGCAATCGTCTATTTCTGCTGATCAAATGACTGCTGGGATCGCTAACTACGGGTTATTTGCGACAATTGCCGCAGTTATAGGGATGATTTCAGGCATTCTCGCAATCATTTTTATCAAGGGGAATAAGAAGCCGAAATTGGCTGGTACGTTATTCATTATCGGTGCTGTCTTAAGCACGCTAATATCAATGTTTCTAGGGATTCCTATAGGTATTCTGTTTTTAATTGCAGGTATTATGTGTTTAGTGAGAAAACCGAAAAATCAAGATATATAA
- a CDS encoding ZIP family metal transporter, producing the protein MMTVFNDLNPVMQALIATLFTWGLTALGAATVFFTKRSNQMFLDSMLAFAGGVMIAASYWSLLAPAIEMTETQGSIPAWIPASIGFLSGGIFLILVDQVLPFIDQDKYLKDIKDRHAKHRTTLLAFSITLHNIPEGLAVGVAFGALATNLSSSTLAGAIALALGIGIQNFPEGLAVSMPLKRDGLSNMKSFMYGQFSGMVEPIAAVIGAYAVIVIEPLLPYALSFAAGAMIFVVVKEMIPASQEKGHVQLSAISLMIGFAVMMALDVGLG; encoded by the coding sequence ATCATGACGGTATTTAATGATTTAAACCCTGTTATGCAAGCCTTGATTGCGACCTTATTTACTTGGGGATTAACCGCCTTGGGAGCCGCAACTGTCTTTTTCACAAAACGTTCCAACCAAATGTTTTTAGATAGCATGTTGGCTTTCGCGGGTGGTGTAATGATTGCAGCAAGTTATTGGTCATTACTAGCACCCGCCATCGAAATGACTGAAACCCAAGGTTCTATACCCGCTTGGATTCCTGCTAGCATAGGATTTTTATCAGGCGGTATTTTCCTAATTTTAGTCGATCAAGTCTTACCATTCATTGATCAGGATAAATATTTGAAGGATATCAAAGACAGGCATGCAAAGCACCGGACAACATTGCTGGCTTTTTCCATCACCTTGCATAATATTCCTGAGGGGTTAGCCGTCGGTGTTGCTTTTGGTGCTCTAGCCACTAACCTCTCATCTTCTACATTAGCCGGTGCAATCGCTCTTGCTTTAGGGATAGGGATCCAAAATTTCCCTGAAGGTTTAGCTGTGTCCATGCCATTAAAGCGAGACGGCCTTTCCAATATGAAAAGTTTTATGTACGGTCAATTCTCCGGAATGGTCGAACCGATTGCTGCTGTTATTGGTGCCTACGCTGTCATTGTCATTGAGCCGCTGCTCCCCTATGCTTTAAGCTTCGCTGCAGGCGCTATGATCTTTGTGGTTGTTAAAGAAATGATTCCAGCTTCACAGGAAAAAGGACATGTCCAACTGTCTGCCATCAGTCTTATGATTGGCTTTGCGGTAATGATGGCCTTGGATGTTGGGCTAGGGTAA
- a CDS encoding 2-oxoglutarate dehydrogenase E1 component has protein sequence MSTGNFSGKKPWEEFYGPNLGYVADQYEQYKNDPDSVEAELRELFTNWGPPPATLSTGTEQPATSGDQQTDLNKVVAAVKLADNIRAYGHLNAQINPLGMDTAGSQTDKQLLNLDTYELTEEDLQAIPAKVIWEEAPNYLENGLDVINELREIYTKTLSFQFGHIPDGEEREWLNRIVESGTIKSALTNDERVALLKRLAEVEGFEDFLQRTFVGQKRFSIEGVDVLVPMLDEIFREGVKDGVGDLLIGMAHRGRLNVLAHILEKPYEKIFSEFHHSPNKELVPSEGSTGINYGWTGDVKYHLGADRSIEENDDARIRLTLANNPSHLEFVNPVVEGYTRAAQEDTDEAGYPQQDSGKSVAVVIHGDAAFPGEGIVSETLNLSRLRGYQTGGTVHIIANNLLGFTTDSRDSRSTRYASDLAKGFEIPIVHVNADDPEACLSAMYLAYKYRKLFNKDFLIDLVGYRRHGHNEMDDPAATQPELYDTIKKHPTVKTSYGQTLVSDGVISEDQFKAMDQDLHSQMQSVMDKVKADSGDDVEEMELPEPVAKGLPQIDTSVDFASLRQINENLLKWPDGFTVYSKLRRILERRKDSFADGGTVDWAHAETLAFATILADGLPIRLTGQDTERGTFAQRHVVLHDSKTGETYSPLHGIPEAKASFSIYNSPLSEASALGFEYGYNVFAPETLVLWEAQFGDFANAGQVIFDQFISAGRAKWGQKSSLVILLPHGYEGQGPEHSSARLERFLQSAAENNWTVANLTSSAQYFHILRRQAAIAGKDEARPLVLMTPKSLLRNPNVASSIESFSEGHFERVLEPNGTEEKTENIKRLILSSGKVGVDLEEQLNQSEDHFDWLHAARVEQLYPLPEKEIQDVINRYENLEEIVWLQEEPRNMGAWSYMESKIKGMSPEGVSVRYVGRPDRSSPATGEADIHKKEQERIVLDALKSL, from the coding sequence ATGTCAACCGGAAATTTTAGCGGAAAGAAACCATGGGAAGAATTTTACGGTCCCAATCTGGGCTATGTTGCTGATCAGTATGAACAGTACAAAAATGATCCAGATTCTGTTGAAGCAGAATTGAGAGAATTATTTACAAATTGGGGACCACCGCCTGCAACTCTGAGCACCGGTACGGAACAACCTGCAACATCGGGCGATCAACAAACAGATTTAAATAAAGTGGTCGCTGCAGTTAAATTGGCTGATAATATACGCGCCTATGGACACTTGAATGCACAAATTAACCCGTTAGGTATGGATACCGCTGGCAGTCAGACTGACAAGCAACTGTTGAATCTCGATACCTATGAATTAACAGAAGAGGACTTGCAAGCGATACCAGCTAAAGTCATATGGGAAGAAGCTCCCAATTATCTTGAAAATGGCTTAGACGTCATTAATGAATTGCGTGAGATTTATACCAAGACCCTCTCTTTCCAATTTGGTCATATTCCAGACGGCGAAGAACGGGAGTGGCTGAATCGAATTGTTGAGTCCGGTACGATCAAAAGTGCATTGACCAATGATGAACGAGTGGCTCTTCTCAAGCGCTTGGCCGAAGTTGAAGGATTTGAGGATTTCTTGCAACGTACATTTGTTGGTCAAAAGCGTTTCTCCATAGAAGGTGTTGATGTTTTAGTTCCCATGTTAGATGAAATCTTTCGTGAGGGTGTCAAAGATGGAGTAGGGGATCTATTAATTGGCATGGCCCACCGAGGTCGTCTAAATGTGCTTGCCCACATCCTTGAAAAACCCTATGAAAAGATTTTTTCGGAATTTCACCATTCACCGAATAAGGAATTGGTTCCTTCTGAGGGATCAACAGGAATTAATTACGGCTGGACAGGTGACGTTAAATATCACCTTGGAGCCGATCGATCCATTGAAGAAAACGACGATGCACGGATTCGTTTAACACTCGCTAATAACCCAAGTCACTTGGAATTTGTTAATCCTGTTGTTGAAGGCTATACAAGAGCAGCCCAAGAAGATACAGATGAAGCCGGCTATCCGCAACAAGACTCTGGGAAATCCGTCGCTGTTGTGATACATGGCGATGCGGCTTTTCCAGGTGAGGGGATCGTCAGTGAAACGTTAAATCTGAGTCGATTACGAGGTTATCAAACCGGTGGAACTGTGCATATCATTGCCAACAATCTACTTGGTTTTACAACTGACAGTCGCGATTCACGTTCGACTCGCTATGCGAGTGACTTGGCGAAAGGTTTTGAAATCCCGATTGTTCATGTGAATGCGGATGATCCTGAAGCTTGTCTCTCTGCTATGTACTTAGCTTATAAATATCGTAAGTTGTTTAATAAAGACTTTTTAATTGATTTGGTTGGTTACCGCCGTCATGGTCATAATGAAATGGATGATCCAGCAGCGACTCAGCCTGAACTTTACGATACAATCAAAAAACACCCGACCGTCAAAACATCTTATGGACAAACGCTTGTATCTGATGGTGTTATTAGTGAAGACCAATTCAAAGCCATGGATCAAGACCTCCACTCCCAAATGCAATCAGTTATGGATAAAGTAAAAGCTGACAGTGGAGATGATGTGGAAGAAATGGAACTTCCTGAGCCAGTGGCTAAGGGATTACCTCAAATTGATACGAGTGTTGATTTTGCATCACTCCGACAAATCAATGAAAACTTGTTAAAATGGCCGGATGGTTTTACTGTCTATTCCAAATTAAGACGCATTTTGGAGCGACGAAAAGATTCGTTTGCGGACGGCGGCACCGTTGATTGGGCACATGCAGAGACGCTTGCTTTTGCGACGATATTGGCGGATGGTTTGCCGATCAGACTAACAGGTCAAGACACTGAAAGAGGTACATTTGCTCAACGGCATGTTGTTCTACATGACAGCAAAACTGGCGAAACGTATTCACCGTTACATGGAATCCCTGAAGCTAAAGCGTCATTCTCCATTTATAATAGTCCGCTTTCCGAAGCCTCGGCGCTTGGCTTTGAATATGGCTATAACGTGTTTGCACCTGAAACATTGGTTCTATGGGAAGCGCAATTTGGTGATTTTGCCAATGCTGGTCAAGTGATTTTTGATCAATTTATCTCTGCCGGACGTGCAAAATGGGGGCAAAAATCCAGCCTTGTCATACTCTTGCCTCATGGTTACGAAGGTCAAGGACCGGAGCACTCGAGTGCACGTTTGGAACGTTTTTTACAGTCGGCAGCCGAAAATAATTGGACGGTGGCAAACTTAACAAGTTCGGCCCAATACTTCCATATTCTACGCCGACAAGCAGCCATTGCTGGTAAAGATGAGGCACGTCCACTCGTACTCATGACACCGAAAAGTTTACTTAGGAATCCGAATGTTGCTTCATCAATTGAATCGTTTAGTGAAGGCCATTTTGAACGGGTTTTAGAACCAAATGGCACCGAGGAAAAAACAGAGAATATTAAGCGTCTGATCTTAAGTAGTGGTAAAGTCGGCGTTGACTTAGAAGAACAATTGAATCAATCAGAAGATCATTTTGATTGGCTCCATGCTGCGCGGGTTGAGCAATTATATCCGCTGCCTGAAAAAGAGATTCAAGACGTTATTAATCGTTATGAGAATCTTGAAGAAATCGTTTGGTTACAAGAGGAACCTAGAAATATGGGTGCATGGTCTTATATGGAATCGAAAATTAAAGGGATGTCGCCTGAGGGAGTTTCTGTCCGTTATGTCGGTCGCCCGGATCGTTCCAGTCCGGCAACCGGAGAAGCCGATATTCATAAAAAAGAACAAGAACGTATCGTTTTGGATGCTTTAAAGAGCTTATAG
- the odhB gene encoding 2-oxoglutarate dehydrogenase complex dihydrolipoyllysine-residue succinyltransferase, protein MADIKVPELAESITEGTIAEWLKNVGDQVTKGEDVVELETDKVNVQISAEDEGVLQEIKRQEGDTVEVGEIIAVLGSGSGAAANTDNDSAATEQGSQKQDDSGSAADESPQPAASESNDDSGRTVASPAARKMAREQGIDLSAVQSKDPLGRVRPEDVKAHSEQPKQSSSQTASGSQSQKQPAEQSDSKPVERVKMSRRRQTIANRLVAAQHNAAMLTTFNEVDMTNIMELRKRRKDTFLEKHDVKLGFMSFFTKAVVGALKAFPNLNAEIQGDELLLKKYYDIGIAVSAKEGLVVPVVRDADKRDFAGIEKEIGDLGTKARDNKLTLKELQGGSFTITNGGVFGSLWSTPILNAPQVGILGMHTIKTRPVAIDNERMENRPMMYIALSYDHRIVDGSEAVSFLAKVKELVEDPETLLLEG, encoded by the coding sequence GTGGCTGATATTAAAGTACCTGAATTAGCAGAATCCATCACTGAAGGAACGATTGCGGAATGGTTAAAAAACGTTGGTGATCAAGTCACTAAAGGCGAAGATGTTGTTGAACTTGAAACAGATAAGGTCAATGTTCAAATTAGCGCAGAAGATGAAGGCGTATTACAGGAGATTAAACGTCAAGAAGGCGATACAGTCGAAGTTGGTGAAATCATTGCTGTTTTAGGCTCAGGTAGCGGTGCAGCGGCTAATACTGATAACGATTCGGCTGCTACCGAGCAAGGTAGTCAAAAGCAGGATGACTCCGGCTCAGCAGCTGATGAAAGTCCTCAACCGGCTGCGTCTGAAAGTAATGATGACAGCGGGCGTACTGTTGCGTCACCGGCAGCTAGAAAGATGGCACGGGAACAAGGGATTGACTTAAGCGCCGTGCAAAGTAAAGATCCGCTCGGCCGAGTTCGTCCTGAAGATGTTAAGGCACACTCGGAACAACCCAAACAATCATCTAGTCAGACAGCAAGTGGATCCCAAAGCCAAAAGCAACCAGCTGAACAATCAGACAGCAAACCGGTTGAGCGGGTGAAAATGTCACGCAGGCGCCAAACCATCGCTAATCGCTTGGTTGCAGCCCAGCATAATGCAGCCATGTTAACAACATTTAATGAAGTTGATATGACTAACATTATGGAATTGCGTAAACGCCGGAAAGATACTTTTCTTGAAAAGCATGATGTGAAACTTGGATTTATGTCCTTCTTTACCAAAGCTGTTGTCGGTGCGTTGAAGGCATTTCCAAACCTAAATGCTGAAATTCAAGGTGACGAATTGTTGCTTAAAAAATACTACGACATCGGCATTGCCGTATCAGCCAAGGAAGGTCTTGTGGTTCCTGTTGTTCGCGATGCGGATAAACGCGACTTTGCTGGTATTGAGAAGGAAATTGGTGATTTAGGTACCAAGGCTCGGGACAACAAGTTAACATTGAAAGAGTTGCAAGGCGGTTCATTCACAATCACAAACGGTGGGGTGTTTGGCTCGCTATGGTCGACGCCGATTTTGAATGCACCACAAGTAGGTATTTTAGGCATGCATACCATCAAAACGCGTCCGGTTGCTATCGATAATGAGCGAATGGAAAATCGCCCGATGATGTATATTGCCTTGTCCTACGATCACCGCATAGTTGATGGTTCAGAAGCGGTTAGTTTCTTAGCTAAGGTGAAAGAACTGGTTGAAGATCCGGAAACATTGTTATTAGAAGGTTAA